A window of the Streptomyces sp. Ag109_O5-10 genome harbors these coding sequences:
- a CDS encoding amidohydrolase family protein codes for MDTQDGTFPLIISVDDHTVEPPDVWQSRLPKKYLDTGPRIVRAPLKEMTFLGGRFKPVMGKPGEDGPVGDWWIYEDLHRPLTRLDTAVGYSRDEIKLEVITYEQMRAGSYDVPQRLADMDVNHVQSALCFPTFPRFCGQTFTEAKDRELALLCVQAYNDWMVEEWCGPLARGRQIPLALIPLWDAGLAAAEVRRNAARGVRAVAFSEIPPHLGLPSVHTDDWDPFLAACDETGTVVAMHIGSSSRMPSTSADAPPAVGSTITFANCCFSMVDWLMSGKFERFPNLKVMYAEGQIGWIPYILERADVVWEENRAWGGVADKVTRPPSELFAGHVYGCFFDDAFGLKNLDAIGVGNVLYETDYPHSDSTWPKSREVGEAQMGHLAPDVVERIVRGNAIELLGLTADGLWGGPR; via the coding sequence ATGGACACCCAGGACGGCACCTTCCCGCTGATCATCTCCGTCGACGACCACACCGTGGAGCCGCCGGACGTCTGGCAGTCCCGCCTCCCGAAGAAGTACCTGGACACCGGGCCGCGCATCGTCCGGGCCCCGCTGAAGGAAATGACCTTCCTCGGCGGCCGGTTCAAGCCCGTCATGGGCAAGCCGGGTGAGGACGGCCCCGTCGGCGACTGGTGGATCTACGAGGACCTGCACCGTCCCCTCACCCGCCTCGACACCGCCGTCGGCTACTCCCGTGACGAGATCAAGCTCGAAGTGATCACGTACGAGCAGATGCGGGCCGGGTCGTACGACGTGCCGCAGCGGCTCGCCGACATGGACGTCAACCACGTCCAGTCCGCGCTCTGCTTCCCGACCTTCCCCCGTTTCTGCGGGCAGACCTTCACCGAGGCCAAGGACCGGGAGCTGGCCCTGCTCTGCGTCCAGGCCTACAACGACTGGATGGTGGAGGAGTGGTGCGGCCCGCTGGCCCGGGGCCGCCAGATACCCCTCGCCCTGATCCCGCTGTGGGACGCCGGGCTGGCCGCCGCCGAGGTCCGCCGCAACGCGGCCCGCGGAGTCCGCGCCGTCGCCTTCTCCGAGATACCCCCGCACCTCGGGCTGCCCTCCGTCCACACCGACGACTGGGACCCCTTCCTCGCCGCCTGCGACGAGACCGGCACGGTCGTCGCCATGCACATCGGCTCCAGCAGCAGGATGCCCTCCACCTCGGCCGACGCGCCGCCCGCCGTCGGCTCCACCATCACCTTCGCCAACTGCTGCTTCTCGATGGTCGACTGGCTGATGAGCGGCAAGTTCGAGCGCTTCCCGAACCTGAAGGTGATGTACGCGGAGGGCCAGATCGGCTGGATCCCCTACATCCTGGAGCGCGCCGACGTCGTCTGGGAGGAGAACCGCGCCTGGGGCGGCGTCGCCGACAAGGTCACCCGCCCGCCCTCCGAGCTCTTCGCCGGGCACGTCTACGGCTGCTTCTTCGACGACGCCTTCGGGCTGAAGAACCTGGACGCGATCGGCGTCGGCAACGTCCTCTACGAGACCGACTACCCCCACTCCGACTCCACCTGGCCGAAGTCGAGGGAGGTCGGCGAGGCCCAGATGGGGCACCTGGCCCCGGACGTGGTGGAGCGGATCGTCCGCGGGAACGCGATCGAACTGCTGGGGCTGACGGCGGACGGACTGTGGGGCGGTCCGCGGTGA
- a CDS encoding LLM class F420-dependent oxidoreductase: MSFDHGIQLPVQSQSTIYAEPWEAGAGAADLVEIARAVDRAGFAYLAVCDHVAIPHRLAGAMSTVWYDPVATLAHLAAVTERVRLLSHVAVVGLRHPLLSAKQYATLDHLSGGRLILGVGAGHVREEFEVLGVDFGQRGAVLDEAVDALRAALGPDEFPSHHGKFYDFEGLGQRPRPAQERVPVWVGGSSPAAVRRAALKGDGWLPQGDPRDRLPAQIARLRRLRDEAGIEEPITVGAITEPLYVGTPDWAVGRRTLSGAPEALAESLRAYGALGVHQIQVRFRSRSRAELIDQIEAFGADVAPLLT, from the coding sequence GTGAGCTTCGACCACGGCATCCAGCTGCCGGTCCAGTCCCAGTCGACCATCTACGCGGAGCCCTGGGAGGCCGGGGCGGGCGCCGCCGACCTGGTCGAGATCGCGCGGGCCGTCGACCGGGCCGGCTTCGCCTACCTCGCCGTCTGCGACCACGTGGCGATCCCGCACCGGCTGGCCGGGGCCATGAGCACGGTCTGGTACGACCCGGTGGCCACCCTCGCCCACCTGGCCGCCGTGACCGAACGGGTACGGCTGCTCAGCCATGTCGCCGTCGTCGGGCTGCGGCACCCGCTCCTGTCCGCCAAGCAGTACGCGACCCTCGACCACCTCTCCGGCGGCCGCCTGATCCTCGGCGTCGGCGCCGGGCACGTGCGGGAGGAGTTCGAGGTGCTGGGGGTGGACTTCGGGCAGCGCGGGGCGGTGCTGGACGAGGCGGTCGACGCGCTGCGCGCCGCGCTCGGGCCGGACGAGTTCCCCTCCCACCACGGCAAGTTCTACGACTTCGAGGGGCTCGGGCAGCGGCCCAGGCCCGCCCAGGAGCGGGTGCCGGTCTGGGTCGGCGGGTCGTCGCCGGCCGCCGTGCGGCGGGCCGCGCTCAAGGGCGACGGCTGGCTGCCGCAGGGCGACCCGCGGGACCGGCTCCCGGCGCAGATCGCCCGGCTGCGGCGGCTGCGCGACGAGGCCGGCATCGAGGAGCCGATCACCGTCGGCGCGATCACCGAACCGCTGTACGTCGGCACACCGGACTGGGCGGTGGGCCGCCGCACGCTCAGTGGTGCCCCCGAGGCCCTCGCCGAGTCGCTGCGGGCGTACGGCGCGCTGGGCGTGCACCAGATCCAGGTGCGGTTCCGCAGCCGGAGCCGGGCCGAACTCATCGACCAGATAGAGGCGTTCGGGGCGGACGTCGCGCCCCTTCTGACCTGA
- a CDS encoding SDR family NAD(P)-dependent oxidoreductase — MGKLDGRVVIVTGAARGQGEQEARLFVAEGASVVVADVLDDLGEALAKEIGAAYVHLDVGVEEEWQAAVAAAKRTYGRLDGLVNNAGILRFNALVDTPLDEFMQVVQVNQVGCFLGMKTVAPELDDGGTIVNTASYTALTGMAAVGTYAATKHAVLGLTRVAALELAGRRIRVNAICPGAIDTAMSNPARLDPTADPAEMSRALDELYRKLVPLGRIGRADEVARLALFLTSDDSSYITGQPFVIDGGWLAGVSVI; from the coding sequence ATGGGCAAGCTGGACGGGCGGGTCGTCATCGTCACCGGGGCGGCGCGCGGGCAGGGCGAGCAGGAGGCGCGGCTCTTCGTCGCGGAGGGCGCGAGCGTGGTCGTGGCGGATGTGCTGGACGACCTGGGCGAGGCCCTCGCCAAGGAGATCGGGGCGGCCTACGTCCACCTGGACGTGGGGGTGGAGGAGGAGTGGCAGGCCGCCGTCGCCGCCGCCAAGCGGACGTACGGCCGCCTCGACGGGCTGGTGAACAACGCCGGCATCCTGCGCTTCAACGCGCTCGTGGACACGCCCCTCGACGAGTTCATGCAGGTCGTGCAGGTCAACCAGGTCGGCTGCTTCCTGGGCATGAAGACGGTCGCGCCCGAACTGGACGACGGCGGGACCATCGTCAACACGGCCTCCTACACGGCGCTGACGGGGATGGCGGCGGTCGGCACCTACGCGGCCACCAAGCACGCCGTGCTCGGCCTCACCCGGGTCGCCGCGCTGGAACTCGCCGGCCGGCGCATCCGCGTCAACGCGATCTGCCCCGGCGCCATCGACACCGCGATGTCCAACCCGGCGCGGCTCGACCCCACCGCCGACCCGGCGGAGATGAGCCGCGCGCTGGACGAGCTGTACCGCAAGCTCGTGCCGCTGGGGCGGATCGGGCGGGCGGACGAGGTGGCCAGGCTGGCGCTCTTCCTGACCTCGGACGACTCGTCGTACATCACCGGCCAGCCGTTCGTGATCGACGGCGGATGGCTGGCCGGGGTCAGTGTCATCTGA
- a CDS encoding LLM class flavin-dependent oxidoreductase yields MEFGLFVQGYVGKRAETDPLAEHKALMEETEYVIQADQSGFKYAWASEHHFLDEYSHLSANDVYLGYLAHATERIHLGSGIFNPLAQVNHPVKVAEKVAMLDHLSGNRFEFGSGRGAGSHEILGFIPGVTDMNYTKEIWEETIAEFPKMWLQDEYVGFQGKHWQLPPRKVVPKPYGKSHPAMWYAAGSPPSYAMAAKKGLGVLGFSIQKVSDMEWVLEQYKTAIVNAEPVGDFVNDNVMVTTTAICAPTHDEAIRIAASGGLHYLPSLVFRYHDTFPRPEGFPVWPETLPEYTPEFVELLVEEELLICGDPDEVLRQCKRWEQAGADQLSFGLPVGVPKEETLQTIRLIGEHVIPKIDTDPVHRTTRFRQGA; encoded by the coding sequence TTGGAATTCGGGCTCTTTGTACAGGGATACGTGGGCAAGCGGGCCGAGACCGACCCGCTGGCCGAGCACAAGGCACTGATGGAGGAGACCGAGTACGTCATCCAGGCGGACCAGTCCGGCTTCAAGTACGCCTGGGCGTCCGAGCACCACTTCCTCGACGAGTACTCGCACCTGTCCGCCAACGACGTGTACCTGGGCTACCTGGCGCACGCGACGGAACGGATTCATCTGGGCTCGGGCATCTTCAACCCGCTGGCCCAGGTCAACCACCCCGTCAAGGTGGCCGAGAAGGTTGCCATGCTCGACCATCTCAGCGGCAACCGCTTCGAGTTCGGCAGCGGGCGCGGCGCCGGCTCCCACGAGATCCTCGGGTTCATCCCCGGTGTGACCGACATGAACTACACCAAGGAGATCTGGGAGGAGACCATCGCCGAGTTCCCCAAGATGTGGCTCCAGGACGAGTACGTCGGCTTCCAGGGCAAGCACTGGCAGCTGCCGCCGCGCAAGGTGGTGCCGAAGCCGTACGGCAAGTCGCACCCCGCGATGTGGTACGCCGCCGGGTCGCCGCCGTCGTACGCCATGGCCGCGAAGAAGGGGCTCGGGGTGCTCGGGTTCAGCATCCAGAAGGTCTCCGACATGGAGTGGGTGCTGGAGCAGTACAAGACGGCGATCGTGAACGCCGAGCCGGTCGGGGACTTCGTCAACGACAACGTGATGGTGACGACGACGGCGATCTGTGCGCCCACACACGACGAGGCGATCCGCATCGCGGCGTCCGGCGGGCTGCACTACCTGCCGTCCCTGGTGTTCCGGTACCACGACACCTTCCCGCGGCCCGAGGGCTTCCCGGTGTGGCCGGAGACGCTGCCGGAGTACACGCCGGAGTTCGTGGAGCTGCTCGTCGAGGAGGAGCTGCTGATCTGCGGTGACCCCGACGAGGTGCTGCGGCAGTGCAAGCGGTGGGAGCAGGCCGGGGCTGACCAGCTGAGCTTCGGGCTGCCGGTGGGGGTGCCGAAGGAGGAGACGCTGCAGACGATCCGGTTGATCGGGGAGCACGTGATTCCGAAGATCGACACGGATCCGGTGCACCGGACGACGCGGTTCCGTCAGGGGGCTTGA
- a CDS encoding amidohydrolase family protein: protein MLDHVIKGATVVDGTGAPAFVADVGIRDGRIAVIGAVTEGSRTSEDAAGLVLAPGFVDPHTHYDAQLFWDPYATPSLNHGVTTVAAGNCGFTLAPLNPGRPADADYTRRMMSKVEGMSLVALEEGAPWSWNSFGEYLDALEGRIAVNAGFMVGHCALRRYVMGPDAVGGQPSEEQLAEIVRLLHEAMDAGAWGFSTTQSSTHSDGDGQPVASRHALPAELLALSKAVGEHEGTQIEAIVAGCLDQFSDAEIELFAEMSAVAGRPLNWNVLTVDAAVPERVPRQLQASERARKAGGRVVALTMPILTPMNMSLGTFCALNLIPGWGPILGLPVPERIEKLRDADVRAQMLARANSKEAGVFRRLANFGRYVIGDTYSEANAGLTGRVVRDIAQERGQDPFHTLVEICAADGLRTVLWPMPTDNDPASWALRAETWQHEDVMLGGSDAGAHLDRMCGAPYTTRFIGDCLRGRKLLGLEQAVKMLTDDPARLFGLRERGRIAEGWHADLVLFDPERIAAGQATLVHDLPGDSPRLDSKAIGVRAVWVNGVEAIRDDVVSGSVPGKVLRSGRDTRTVSTR from the coding sequence GTGCTCGATCACGTCATCAAAGGGGCGACGGTTGTCGACGGGACCGGTGCGCCCGCGTTCGTCGCCGACGTCGGTATCCGTGACGGCCGGATCGCCGTCATCGGGGCCGTCACCGAGGGATCCCGTACCAGCGAGGACGCCGCCGGGCTGGTCCTCGCCCCCGGCTTCGTCGATCCGCACACCCACTACGACGCCCAGCTCTTCTGGGACCCGTACGCGACGCCCTCGCTGAACCACGGGGTGACCACGGTCGCCGCCGGGAACTGCGGGTTCACGCTCGCGCCCCTGAATCCGGGACGCCCCGCCGACGCCGACTACACCCGCCGCATGATGTCCAAGGTCGAGGGCATGTCGCTGGTCGCCCTGGAGGAGGGGGCGCCCTGGAGCTGGAACTCCTTCGGGGAGTACCTGGACGCCCTCGAAGGGCGGATCGCCGTCAACGCCGGTTTCATGGTGGGGCACTGTGCGCTGCGCCGGTACGTGATGGGGCCGGACGCGGTGGGCGGGCAGCCCAGTGAGGAGCAACTTGCCGAGATCGTCAGGCTGTTGCACGAGGCGATGGACGCCGGGGCGTGGGGGTTCTCCACCACCCAGTCCAGCACCCACTCCGACGGGGACGGGCAGCCGGTCGCCTCGCGGCACGCGCTCCCCGCCGAACTGCTGGCCCTGTCCAAGGCCGTCGGGGAGCACGAGGGGACCCAGATCGAGGCGATCGTCGCCGGCTGCCTCGACCAGTTCAGCGACGCCGAGATCGAGCTCTTCGCCGAGATGAGCGCGGTGGCCGGGCGGCCCCTGAACTGGAACGTGCTGACCGTGGACGCCGCCGTGCCGGAGCGGGTGCCGCGGCAGCTCCAGGCCAGTGAACGGGCCCGGAAGGCCGGCGGCAGGGTCGTGGCGCTGACCATGCCGATCCTCACGCCCATGAACATGTCGCTCGGCACCTTCTGCGCCCTGAACCTCATCCCCGGATGGGGGCCGATCCTCGGGCTGCCGGTTCCGGAGCGGATCGAGAAGCTGCGCGATGCGGACGTACGGGCCCAGATGCTGGCGCGCGCGAACAGCAAGGAGGCCGGGGTCTTCCGGCGGTTGGCGAACTTCGGGCGGTACGTCATCGGGGACACGTACAGCGAGGCGAACGCCGGACTGACGGGGCGGGTGGTACGTGACATAGCACAGGAGCGCGGCCAGGACCCCTTCCACACCCTGGTCGAGATCTGCGCCGCCGACGGCCTCCGTACCGTCCTGTGGCCCATGCCCACCGACAACGACCCGGCCTCCTGGGCGCTGCGCGCCGAGACCTGGCAGCACGAGGACGTCATGCTCGGCGGGTCGGACGCCGGGGCGCATCTGGACCGCATGTGCGGAGCCCCGTACACCACCCGCTTCATCGGCGACTGCCTGCGCGGACGCAAGCTGCTCGGCCTGGAGCAGGCCGTGAAGATGCTGACCGACGATCCCGCCCGGCTCTTCGGGCTGCGGGAGCGCGGGCGGATCGCGGAGGGCTGGCATGCGGACCTCGTGCTCTTCGACCCGGAGCGGATCGCCGCCGGCCAGGCCACCCTGGTGCACGACCTGCCGGGAGACAGCCCACGCCTGGACTCGAAGGCGATCGGCGTGCGTGCCGTCTGGGTCAACGGCGTCGAGGCCATCCGGGACGACGTGGTGAGCGGCTCCGTACCGGGGAAGGTGCTGCGGTCCGGGCGGGACACCAGGACGGTGAGCACCCGGTGA